A section of the Flaviflexus equikiangi genome encodes:
- a CDS encoding phosphodiester glycosidase family protein produces MGSRHNSRSRAGGRLVAGVLVAGMGMGAIPAIASDGLVQSDAVIAAVDAMTIDGGGTAIVTNYDRQMLAPGVELVSVDRIQPGGRLEFDVLVADLGSGSVRADYLYPGTVSDAEPVSDLIENADAIAGVNGSFFDINASKAPSGVGISEEEGIVTVPAGTGNGAITSSHIPVVFTPEGLAAFAGITLTAEVTHNGEPLDLDIAGVNSYFLGEGQIGMFNHVWGDYTRDRALNGGTGTEILISPDGIVTSVGIPATGQLPEGVISLVERDAPGTDRALDAVEVGDQLVVEIAVTSEAGEISAAIGANAMLVSNGEPVVSRDTALNPRTAIGFNETGSLMYLLVVDGRQASSTGVTLTDLGVLMKELGAFNAANLDGGGSTSMGAVAPGETVVDTPHNPSDGQERPVPNGIGLVVDRGSGEVSGYSVAPLHHIGDATRVFPGLTRRVQAKGYDETGSAVPGTVPAWSATGAVTVESHGDHTATLTGIATGTDTVVASHGDASGSLNIEVLGELSRIEVSPSVVQLSSSDDVASFTVYGYDKDGYRAPIDAGDVTIAGNEGGAFTIEPGSTGTFAVSANADNASAPLTVDVNGISAEAAVSVGVDTLPVANFEDADQWTAGQARAPGVTVTPADGQDDRGGAAISFDFTQSTGTRGAYAIAPGDGIEIPGQPTALTAWMDGNAHGAWPRIQVRQADGTVTQLDGSAEPFEGWRRVTFAVPSGVDYPLTFQMFRLMETRPAAQYTDSVVVSDIQALVPTRVDLPVVEDVTDPVIVRAGGTDDSPLRIAVVSDAQFVARQPDSGAVQGARESFREILAEDPDLVIINGDFVDEGAPEDFELAQRIIDEELGDFPYVYVPGNHEIMGGDIRNFVDAFGATNGYLDVEGTRLVWVNSAPGSLSHDFEQLTMLRRALDDAATNDDITGVVLFQHHPVDDPLPTKASQMSNRLDAEMLRDWLEDFRSQTGKPIANVAAGVGIFHAMTLDGIPYFINGNAGKGPTGGSSGSFTGWSMIGIDPAASSSPREWISFEVNTRVDDDGLSLGEFPTVLEANGEAITLTPTMSQDDGVRTMPVAWPMSYAWSSDSIHIGDVESAAEGSIAAFDPESNTLTPLSGGEGSLTLTVNTESVTADFTIAPDLVPVTPEKPGFTGNVISIPEVDGVDYLIADKVVTGNIEIKKDTTVTARAAEGYILSEGARSEWSFALPAPTTGNLFRFPNAWDSTDIGLTIAFGREGDEVIVGDWDGDGQDSIGVRRGKVFYLDNELVGGVADASFRYGREGDEVLVGDWDGNGSDTLGVRRGDTFLLMNELVGGDAEITFHYGRESDEVLVGDWDGNSSDTILVRRGRVFFVSNALQGGNAETSFAYGRNADEALPGDFDGDGNDTIALRRGETIFLKNVLSGGPADEAIDFADGAVFVGDWDGDGVDTPVMNQHVSR; encoded by the coding sequence ATGGGTTCAAGACACAACTCCCGATCGCGGGCAGGGGGCCGGCTTGTCGCCGGTGTCCTCGTCGCCGGCATGGGTATGGGAGCAATACCGGCGATAGCGTCAGACGGGCTCGTGCAGTCCGATGCTGTCATCGCTGCTGTCGATGCAATGACGATCGACGGTGGCGGCACAGCTATCGTCACCAACTATGACAGGCAGATGCTTGCCCCAGGCGTTGAGCTTGTCAGCGTCGACCGGATTCAGCCGGGCGGCAGACTCGAGTTCGATGTTCTCGTCGCAGACTTGGGCTCCGGCTCAGTCAGAGCAGACTACCTCTATCCCGGTACAGTCTCCGACGCGGAACCGGTCTCAGATCTCATCGAGAATGCGGACGCTATCGCGGGCGTTAACGGCTCCTTCTTCGACATCAACGCCTCAAAGGCACCCTCCGGCGTGGGCATCTCCGAAGAAGAAGGAATCGTGACGGTCCCCGCGGGAACCGGCAATGGCGCCATCACGTCGAGCCACATTCCCGTCGTCTTCACGCCGGAGGGCTTGGCCGCCTTTGCCGGGATCACGCTCACGGCAGAGGTGACGCACAATGGCGAGCCGCTCGACCTCGACATCGCAGGAGTCAACTCGTACTTTCTGGGTGAAGGCCAGATCGGCATGTTCAACCACGTGTGGGGTGACTATACGCGCGATCGGGCCCTCAACGGGGGCACGGGAACCGAGATCCTCATCAGCCCAGATGGAATCGTGACCTCTGTCGGCATCCCTGCCACGGGCCAGCTGCCCGAGGGCGTCATCTCCCTCGTCGAGCGAGATGCACCCGGCACCGATCGTGCTCTTGACGCCGTCGAGGTCGGCGACCAGCTCGTCGTCGAGATAGCCGTGACATCCGAGGCTGGAGAGATCTCCGCCGCCATCGGCGCCAACGCCATGCTTGTCTCAAACGGCGAACCCGTCGTCTCTCGGGACACCGCGCTCAACCCGCGAACAGCGATCGGCTTCAACGAGACCGGCTCGCTCATGTACCTTCTCGTGGTCGATGGGAGGCAGGCCTCATCCACCGGCGTCACACTGACAGACCTGGGTGTCCTCATGAAAGAACTCGGTGCGTTCAACGCCGCGAATCTCGATGGGGGCGGCTCGACGAGCATGGGTGCCGTCGCGCCGGGGGAGACTGTCGTCGACACTCCCCACAACCCGTCTGATGGGCAGGAGCGTCCCGTTCCGAACGGGATCGGACTCGTCGTCGACCGCGGATCGGGAGAGGTGTCCGGATACTCCGTCGCGCCCCTTCACCACATCGGGGACGCAACACGCGTGTTCCCCGGGCTGACGCGCCGCGTCCAGGCCAAGGGCTACGACGAGACAGGTTCTGCCGTGCCCGGCACGGTACCCGCCTGGTCGGCGACCGGCGCTGTCACAGTCGAATCGCATGGTGATCACACGGCCACCCTGACTGGCATCGCAACCGGGACCGACACGGTCGTGGCATCGCACGGCGATGCGAGCGGATCGCTCAACATCGAGGTCCTCGGGGAGCTCTCCCGTATCGAAGTCAGCCCCTCCGTTGTTCAGCTCTCCAGCTCTGACGACGTCGCATCCTTCACCGTCTACGGCTATGACAAAGACGGCTACAGGGCTCCTATCGATGCCGGCGACGTCACGATTGCGGGCAATGAGGGCGGTGCGTTCACCATCGAACCCGGCTCGACCGGTACCTTCGCGGTGAGTGCGAACGCCGACAATGCGTCCGCTCCTCTCACCGTCGATGTCAATGGAATCTCTGCAGAGGCTGCCGTGAGCGTCGGCGTGGATACGCTGCCGGTCGCTAACTTCGAAGATGCTGACCAGTGGACGGCAGGTCAGGCTCGTGCACCGGGAGTAACGGTCACACCGGCGGACGGCCAGGACGATCGTGGCGGAGCCGCGATCTCCTTCGACTTCACCCAGTCAACGGGAACGCGCGGCGCCTATGCGATTGCCCCCGGCGATGGCATCGAAATCCCGGGACAGCCGACAGCTCTCACGGCGTGGATGGATGGGAACGCGCACGGGGCATGGCCCCGCATCCAAGTCCGCCAGGCCGATGGCACAGTCACCCAGCTTGATGGTTCGGCAGAACCGTTCGAGGGCTGGCGCCGCGTCACCTTCGCAGTCCCCTCCGGTGTGGACTATCCGCTCACCTTCCAAATGTTCCGGCTCATGGAGACGCGCCCCGCGGCTCAATACACAGACTCGGTTGTCGTGTCAGATATCCAGGCACTCGTCCCGACCCGCGTCGACCTGCCGGTCGTCGAGGACGTGACCGACCCCGTCATCGTCCGTGCAGGCGGCACGGACGATTCACCCCTGCGGATTGCCGTCGTGTCCGACGCTCAGTTCGTGGCACGCCAACCCGATTCTGGGGCTGTCCAAGGAGCACGCGAGTCGTTCCGCGAGATCCTTGCCGAAGACCCCGATCTTGTCATCATCAACGGCGATTTCGTCGACGAGGGGGCCCCGGAAGACTTCGAGCTCGCACAGCGCATCATCGATGAGGAGCTCGGGGACTTCCCCTATGTGTACGTGCCGGGCAATCACGAGATCATGGGCGGAGACATCAGAAACTTCGTTGACGCGTTCGGTGCCACCAACGGATACCTTGATGTTGAGGGGACACGCCTCGTGTGGGTGAACTCTGCCCCTGGCAGCCTCAGCCACGATTTCGAGCAGCTGACCATGCTTCGCCGCGCACTCGACGACGCCGCGACGAACGATGACATCACCGGCGTCGTCCTGTTCCAGCACCACCCGGTCGACGACCCGCTTCCCACGAAAGCGAGCCAGATGTCGAACCGCCTCGATGCTGAGATGCTCCGCGACTGGCTCGAAGACTTCAGGTCTCAGACCGGAAAACCTATCGCGAATGTCGCGGCAGGTGTCGGCATCTTCCACGCCATGACCCTCGATGGCATCCCGTACTTCATCAACGGCAATGCAGGGAAAGGCCCGACCGGTGGAAGCTCCGGTTCGTTCACGGGTTGGTCGATGATCGGCATCGATCCCGCCGCCTCCTCGAGTCCTCGTGAGTGGATCTCCTTCGAGGTCAACACCCGCGTCGATGACGACGGTCTCTCGCTCGGCGAGTTCCCGACCGTTCTCGAGGCGAACGGTGAGGCGATCACTCTGACGCCGACCATGTCTCAGGACGACGGCGTGCGCACCATGCCGGTGGCATGGCCCATGAGCTACGCCTGGTCATCCGACAGCATCCATATCGGTGACGTCGAGTCGGCTGCCGAGGGTAGCATTGCCGCCTTCGATCCCGAGTCCAATACCCTCACCCCGCTCTCGGGAGGGGAAGGATCGCTGACGCTCACGGTCAACACCGAGTCCGTCACGGCAGACTTCACGATCGCCCCTGATCTCGTGCCGGTCACCCCCGAAAAGCCAGGCTTCACCGGCAACGTCATCTCGATCCCCGAGGTCGACGGCGTCGACTACCTCATCGCGGATAAGGTCGTGACCGGCAATATCGAGATCAAGAAGGACACGACCGTAACCGCGCGTGCCGCCGAGGGCTACATCCTCTCCGAGGGTGCGCGGTCCGAATGGTCATTTGCTCTTCCGGCCCCGACAACAGGAAATCTGTTCCGCTTCCCGAATGCCTGGGATTCGACAGATATCGGCTTGACGATTGCGTTCGGCCGAGAGGGCGATGAGGTCATTGTCGGAGACTGGGACGGGGATGGTCAGGACTCCATCGGCGTTCGCCGCGGCAAGGTCTTCTACCTCGACAACGAGCTAGTCGGCGGTGTAGCGGACGCATCTTTCCGCTACGGTCGAGAGGGCGATGAGGTTCTGGTCGGTGACTGGGACGGTAACGGTAGCGATACCCTCGGGGTGCGCCGCGGCGACACGTTCCTCCTCATGAACGAGCTCGTCGGAGGCGATGCTGAGATCACTTTCCATTACGGACGCGAGAGCGATGAGGTTCTGGTCGGTGACTGGGACGGCAACTCGTCGGACACGATACTCGTCCGCCGCGGGCGCGTGTTCTTCGTATCGAATGCTCTTCAGGGCGGCAACGCGGAGACGTCCTTCGCCTACGGCAGGAATGCTGATGAGGCGCTTCCCGGGGACTTCGACGGGGATGGAAACGACACGATTGCGCTTCGCCGAGGCGAGACCATCTTCCTCAAGAATGTTCTGTCCGGAGGGCCCGCGGACGAGGCTATCGACTTCGCTGATGGTGCGGTCTTTGTCGGTGACTGGGACGGTGATGGGGTCGATACTCCTGTCATGAACCAGCACGTCAGCCGCTAA
- a CDS encoding NAD(P)-dependent alcohol dehydrogenase: MKAVRIHKYHEMPHLDDVPEPVITGPWDVIVKVGAAGLCRTDLHIIEGQWDPIQNPTLPYILGHENAGWVHAVGSAVSNVEVGDTVIMHPLVTCGLCPECRRGNDSHCSHSSFPGLNAEGGMAEYMLTNARAVVKLDPKLQPRDIAALADAGLTAYHAVRKTIPALHPGTHAVVMGAGGLGHIGIQSLLALTPAQITVIDKSEAALELASSLGAHHTVLATDDTEAIIKQVHEITGGGAHVVLDFIAEMGMELLGPNLIRNQGDYYVIGYGGMVKIETLSIISREINVIGNLVGTYDDLVQLMTLTAEGKISLHTSVYELGAYADAINDLDNGRLVGRGILVP, encoded by the coding sequence ATGAAAGCAGTACGAATCCACAAATACCATGAGATGCCTCACCTTGATGACGTTCCGGAACCGGTGATCACCGGTCCGTGGGATGTCATCGTCAAGGTCGGGGCGGCTGGCCTGTGCCGCACCGACCTGCACATTATCGAAGGGCAGTGGGATCCGATCCAGAACCCTACCCTGCCCTATATCCTCGGCCACGAAAACGCTGGCTGGGTCCACGCTGTCGGTTCCGCCGTCTCGAACGTCGAGGTCGGCGACACGGTCATCATGCACCCGCTCGTCACGTGCGGGCTCTGCCCCGAATGTCGGCGTGGCAACGACTCCCACTGTTCACACTCATCTTTCCCCGGGCTCAACGCCGAGGGCGGGATGGCGGAGTATATGCTGACGAATGCTCGTGCGGTTGTGAAGCTTGACCCGAAGCTCCAGCCTCGCGACATTGCGGCACTGGCCGATGCTGGCCTCACCGCATACCACGCTGTTCGGAAGACTATTCCGGCGCTGCATCCCGGCACTCACGCGGTCGTCATGGGAGCGGGAGGCCTCGGCCACATCGGCATCCAGTCCCTCCTGGCACTCACCCCCGCCCAGATCACTGTCATCGACAAGTCTGAGGCGGCCCTGGAACTGGCCAGCAGTCTCGGCGCTCATCACACCGTCCTCGCAACGGATGATACGGAAGCGATCATCAAGCAGGTGCATGAGATCACCGGTGGAGGCGCACACGTCGTCCTCGACTTCATCGCGGAGATGGGAATGGAGCTTCTCGGCCCGAACCTTATCCGCAACCAGGGAGACTATTACGTCATCGGCTACGGCGGAATGGTCAAGATCGAGACCCTCTCGATCATCTCCCGGGAGATCAATGTGATCGGCAACCTCGTGGGAACCTACGACGATCTCGTCCAGCTCATGACATTGACGGCAGAGGGCAAGATCTCGCTCCACACGTCAGTGTACGAGCTCGGCGCATATGCGGATGCGATCAACGACCTCGACAACGGTCGACTGGTCGGTCGCGGAATCCTCGTTCCCTAG
- the istB gene encoding IS21-like element helper ATPase IstB produces the protein MDQAIAQELTLTQTLEKLFAIELSAQEARQLAGRFRFANIPSGLTLDAFDVDYASGIDRNLLHELGTCRFIHNATNVLLVGPPGAGKTHIAAGLGHAAVTAGYRVYFTTAADLAARCHRAAIEGKWSTMMRFFAGPSLLIIDELGYLPLPAEAASALFQVINQRYLKTSIILTTNRPVGAWGEILGDTTVAAAMLDRLLHRSVVITLDGPSYRLRHHTDQADELRRATTGINIR, from the coding sequence ATGGACCAGGCCATAGCCCAAGAGCTGACACTGACCCAGACCCTGGAAAAGCTCTTCGCGATCGAACTCAGCGCTCAAGAAGCACGGCAATTAGCTGGCAGGTTCCGGTTTGCCAACATCCCCTCCGGGCTCACCCTGGACGCGTTCGATGTCGACTATGCTTCCGGCATCGACCGCAACCTCCTCCACGAGCTCGGAACGTGCAGGTTCATCCACAATGCCACCAACGTCTTACTCGTGGGTCCGCCCGGAGCGGGTAAAACCCATATCGCTGCAGGCCTTGGGCACGCGGCAGTCACGGCCGGGTACCGGGTCTACTTCACCACCGCCGCTGACCTCGCAGCACGCTGCCACCGGGCCGCGATCGAGGGTAAATGGTCAACAATGATGAGATTCTTCGCCGGCCCCTCACTCCTCATCATCGATGAACTCGGCTACCTCCCACTGCCCGCAGAAGCCGCCTCCGCGCTCTTCCAGGTCATCAATCAACGCTACCTAAAAACCTCGATCATCCTGACAACAAACCGGCCCGTCGGCGCGTGGGGAGAGATCCTGGGCGACACTACCGTCGCAGCCGCAATGCTCGACCGACTCCTCCACAGATCCGTCGTCATCACTCTCGATGGTCCGTCCTACCGCCTCCGTCACCACACCGACCAAGCCGACGAACTCAGACGAGCCACCACCGGCATCAACATACGCTAA
- a CDS encoding ABC transporter ATP-binding protein, with protein MTIEGNGRVGIKVSGLTQGYGRREVLKDFSLEVPDRSIVALVGPNGAGKTTLMRTIATLLKPKAGSIVVLGHDIATRQGRNFVRRNLGYLPQDFSADEKLTVEEYVEYSLWMRGLSKADIRTASQVAIGRVQLSQAKRVKLGELSGGMRQRAGIAAVTAGDPDLLILDEPTSGLDPEQRSQFREVLRAVDSRLVLISTHLIVDVASLADFLIVIAEGSLAYAGSADILREGD; from the coding sequence ATGACGATCGAAGGTAATGGGCGAGTGGGTATAAAGGTCTCAGGCCTTACGCAAGGATACGGCCGCCGCGAAGTTCTCAAGGACTTCTCGCTGGAAGTGCCTGATCGCTCGATTGTGGCACTGGTTGGTCCGAACGGGGCGGGCAAGACGACGCTCATGCGGACAATTGCAACGCTGTTGAAGCCGAAAGCTGGAAGCATCGTTGTCCTTGGTCATGACATCGCTACCAGACAAGGGCGAAATTTCGTTCGACGAAACCTCGGCTACCTGCCACAGGACTTTAGCGCCGATGAAAAGCTGACGGTGGAGGAGTATGTGGAGTATTCCTTGTGGATGCGCGGTCTTTCGAAAGCCGATATTCGGACGGCATCTCAAGTGGCTATCGGTCGTGTCCAGCTCTCGCAGGCTAAGCGTGTCAAGCTGGGGGAGCTGTCGGGCGGAATGCGTCAACGGGCCGGAATAGCGGCAGTGACAGCAGGTGATCCTGATCTGCTGATCCTCGATGAGCCGACATCGGGCCTGGATCCCGAGCAGCGTTCACAGTTTCGAGAAGTGCTGAGAGCGGTGGATTCGAGATTGGTCCTAATCTCCACGCATCTGATTGTGGATGTTGCATCCTTGGCTGACTTTCTTATTGTTATCGCTGAAGGAAGTCTGGCGTACGCAGGGTCAGCGGACATTCTCCGTGAAGGGGACTGA
- the istA gene encoding IS21 family transposase codes for MDIHALHRRGISISEIARITGRDRKTIRSYLIGKQEPGKRKKPESSFEPFVEYVSARLIEDPHLFAQTLFDELLGLGFPGSYQTLTRQVRARGLRPACQACAHVTKRANAVIEHPPGEETQFDWVELPDPPTGWAFPRKTAYVLVGSLPFSGKWRAVICPSLDQAHLMHAITVVVTELGGVSRQWRFDRMTQVIKPGSNDVTANFGAFAKHFAVQVVACRPRSGNRKGVVEKNNHTLAQRWWRTLPDDLTLEQAQQSLTSFAESQDSRQRRTQTGWSTPTSLFCHERLQPVPVTMFPVVVVEQRQVSRQALIEWRGNRYSVPPEFVFGTVNVSARLGKKSILITTAQGATIAQHTVHEDGLGMTVRQSQHVTALETLALASAPPGRAHRKKERIPPGERSRAAAAQLTGPTRSAEPAQIIDLSIYEAIARGRNTLS; via the coding sequence GTGGATATCCACGCATTACATCGTCGGGGAATCTCTATCAGTGAGATCGCCCGAATCACTGGAAGAGACCGTAAGACCATCCGGTCATATCTGATCGGTAAGCAAGAGCCTGGCAAACGCAAGAAACCCGAGAGCTCGTTTGAGCCGTTTGTGGAATACGTATCTGCGAGATTGATCGAGGATCCCCACCTGTTCGCTCAGACCTTGTTTGATGAACTGCTCGGTCTGGGATTTCCTGGCTCGTATCAAACGCTCACACGCCAGGTCCGTGCCCGTGGCTTACGGCCAGCCTGTCAGGCATGTGCTCACGTCACCAAAAGGGCGAACGCTGTCATCGAGCACCCGCCGGGCGAGGAGACTCAGTTCGACTGGGTTGAACTTCCTGACCCACCTACCGGTTGGGCTTTCCCCAGGAAGACCGCGTATGTCCTGGTGGGGTCGCTGCCCTTTTCGGGGAAATGGCGAGCAGTGATCTGTCCTTCCCTTGATCAGGCTCATCTCATGCATGCGATCACCGTTGTTGTGACTGAACTTGGCGGGGTGAGCCGTCAGTGGAGATTCGACCGGATGACTCAGGTCATCAAACCTGGCAGCAATGATGTCACCGCTAACTTCGGGGCCTTTGCTAAACACTTCGCAGTGCAAGTCGTTGCGTGCCGGCCGCGGTCAGGAAACCGTAAAGGTGTCGTGGAGAAGAACAACCACACCCTGGCCCAACGCTGGTGGCGCACCCTGCCCGATGATCTGACTCTCGAGCAAGCCCAACAATCGTTGACGTCCTTCGCTGAATCTCAGGACTCACGTCAACGCCGAACACAGACGGGATGGTCCACCCCCACAAGCCTGTTCTGTCACGAGCGGCTTCAGCCGGTGCCGGTGACGATGTTTCCTGTTGTGGTTGTCGAGCAGCGTCAAGTCTCTCGTCAAGCACTCATTGAGTGGCGAGGCAACAGGTATTCTGTCCCGCCGGAGTTCGTCTTCGGCACTGTGAATGTCTCAGCACGCCTGGGCAAGAAATCAATCCTGATCACCACTGCCCAAGGCGCCACCATCGCTCAGCACACGGTCCACGAAGACGGACTGGGCATGACGGTGCGGCAATCCCAACACGTGACTGCTCTTGAGACACTCGCTTTAGCCTCTGCCCCTCCAGGGCGGGCTCACCGGAAGAAAGAGCGCATCCCACCCGGAGAACGCTCTCGTGCCGCAGCAGCCCAGCTCACCGGCCCCACACGGTCTGCTGAACCGGCTCAGATCATTGACCTATCAATCTATGAAGCGATCGCACGAGGGAGGAACACCCTGTCATGA
- a CDS encoding YagU family protein gives MTVTDPKRRRYSTAVLVGLIAGAFSAIVKFGWEVPFPPRTPERNLVNPPQTMLEQIGIPESVSRATINFNGWDLPISSFIVHFGFAIFFGVLYCVVAEKYPKVKLWQGAAAGLFLWIFFHVLLMPALGTVPAPWDQPWEEHFSEALGHVIWMWSIEIVRRDIRNRMTGEPDPEVPLPVAAR, from the coding sequence GTGACCGTGACTGATCCGAAACGTCGCCGCTACTCGACCGCCGTGCTTGTCGGCCTGATCGCCGGAGCTTTCTCGGCAATCGTCAAGTTCGGATGGGAAGTGCCGTTCCCTCCGCGCACCCCCGAGCGCAACCTCGTCAATCCTCCGCAGACGATGCTCGAACAGATCGGCATCCCCGAATCTGTCTCTCGCGCCACGATCAACTTCAACGGCTGGGATCTGCCGATCTCGTCCTTTATCGTCCACTTCGGGTTCGCGATCTTCTTCGGTGTCCTCTACTGCGTTGTCGCCGAGAAGTACCCGAAGGTCAAGCTGTGGCAGGGCGCCGCTGCTGGTCTCTTCCTGTGGATCTTCTTCCATGTCCTCCTCATGCCAGCCTTGGGCACCGTCCCGGCTCCCTGGGATCAGCCCTGGGAGGAGCATTTCTCGGAGGCTCTCGGCCACGTGATCTGGATGTGGTCGATCGAGATCGTCCGCCGCGACATTCGCAACCGGATGACCGGTGAACCCGATCCCGAGGTTCCCCTGCCCGTCGCGGCCAGGTAG
- the gluQRS gene encoding tRNA glutamyl-Q(34) synthetase GluQRS → MERGRGRYAPSPSGDLHLGNLRTGLIAWACARKAGLGFVMRMEDLDERCRLEHVETQLRDLSEIGIDWDGHVLFQSDRVDAYGEVVSRLRERDLLYECYCTRADMKDAPRAPHAPPGSYPGTCRHLSETERRHGRDKLSTMRRGPALRLKTDVATLTVTDRLCGEFTGYVDDFVVQRGDGAYAYNLVAVVDDHHQGVSQIVRGDDLLDSTPRQVYLQQLLGYETPEYIHVPLVLNSAGKRLAKRDGAVTLDELHREGWSTGEVFSLISQSLGIHSGTSAEFLEQFSLDLIGREPWIFDPLARKSRSEE, encoded by the coding sequence GTGGAACGCGGAAGAGGGCGCTATGCGCCGTCACCATCAGGCGACCTCCATCTCGGCAACCTCCGGACCGGACTGATCGCGTGGGCCTGTGCGAGGAAGGCAGGCCTGGGGTTTGTCATGAGGATGGAGGATCTTGATGAGAGATGCCGACTCGAGCATGTCGAGACGCAGCTGAGGGACCTTTCCGAGATCGGCATCGACTGGGACGGTCATGTCCTGTTCCAGAGCGATCGGGTTGATGCCTATGGGGAGGTCGTCTCGAGGCTGCGCGAGCGTGACCTGCTCTACGAGTGCTACTGCACGCGGGCAGACATGAAAGATGCTCCGCGGGCGCCGCACGCCCCGCCCGGATCCTACCCGGGAACATGCCGGCACCTCAGCGAAACAGAACGCCGGCACGGCAGGGACAAGCTCTCCACCATGCGGCGCGGCCCCGCCCTGAGGCTCAAGACAGACGTCGCAACGCTCACGGTGACTGACAGGTTGTGCGGCGAATTCACCGGTTACGTCGATGATTTCGTCGTCCAACGGGGGGATGGGGCGTACGCCTACAATCTGGTGGCCGTTGTCGATGATCACCATCAGGGCGTGTCCCAGATCGTTCGCGGCGATGATCTGCTCGATTCGACCCCGCGACAGGTCTACCTGCAGCAGCTTCTCGGATACGAGACCCCGGAGTATATTCACGTGCCGCTCGTCCTCAACTCGGCAGGGAAAAGACTCGCGAAAAGGGATGGTGCGGTCACCCTTGACGAACTTCACCGGGAAGGTTGGAGCACGGGGGAAGTCTTCTCCCTCATCTCACAATCCCTCGGTATCCACAGCGGCACCAGTGCAGAGTTCCTTGAGCAGTTCTCGCTCGACCTGATCGGCCGTGAGCCCTGGATCTTTGATCCGCTGGCGCGGAAGTCCAGGTCTGAAGAGTGA